The genomic region TATTCTGGCCCAGATGGCCGATCTCAAGGTCTTGCGCCAGCACATGCATAATGCGCTGGTCTTTGAAAACAGGATAGAGGAAGAAGCGGCATGAATCTTACCAGCCTGCTGCTGCAACTGGGCTTGACATTTGTGTTCATCGGCCTTGCTGCTGCGGGGATTCTATGGGCAATTAAAAGTGGTCAGTATGATGACCTGGAAGGCCCTGCACAGCGCATCCTGATGGACGACGATGACCCCATGATCCCGTTTAACCACTTGAAGACTGGGGCTAATCAGCATAAAATCAAGAAATAATTTGCAAGGGAATTCATCATGGCTACTGGCACTAACAACAAGGACGACGACGACGGTTTGAAGTCCTACTTCACGTTTGAGAACCTGCCGCTTACGATCACCATCGCCCTCATTATCTTGGCATGGCTAAGCGCACTGTCGGTCATACTTTTTGGGTAAGAGGAAATAGTTTTACATCCCGCATGAAGCGACACCATGAAAAAAGGCTGCAACTGCAGCCTTTTTTCATGGTGTCGTATCCAAGGTCCCGCCATTAAGCCAGAGTCAAGAAGCCTCTCATCTGCTTCATGGCTTTTTGCTCGATTTGGCGGATACGCTCTGCAGATACGCCGAATTCTTCAGCCAGATCATGCAGAGTAGCGTTATGACCCTCCTGCAGCCATCGAGCTTCCACGATACGGCGGCTGCGGTCATCCAGCTTTGCGAGTGCGGTGGAGAGCCCTGTCGTGTGCAGCTGGTCAGCTTCCTGCGCTTCCAGAATTTCAGAAGGCTCGGCATGGCTTGCCTGCAAGTAGGAAATAGGGCTGAACATGTCCTCGTTGTCATCGTCTGCATTGCCTTCGAGGGAAATCTCGTGCCCGGACATGCGAGCCTCCATTTCCAGCACCTCTTCTGGCTTCACGTTGAGCTCACGCGCGATATGGGCGACCTCGTCCGAATGCAGGCTGGCGGTTTGCCCTTTCTTCATGCTGCGCAGATTGAAGAATAGCTTGCGTTGTGCCTTCGTCGTCGCAACTTTGACCAGCCGCCAGTTCCGCACGATATATTCATGGATCTCGGCCTTGATCCAGTGCATGGCAAAGGAAACCAAGCGCACGCCACGATCTGGGTCAAAGCGACGCACCGCCTTCATCAGGCCGATATTGCCTTCCTGGATCAAGTCGGCTTGGGGAAGGCCGTACCCCGCGTAATTGCGGGCAATGCTTGCTACCAGTCGCAGATGAGACACTACCAGGGTTTTGGCGGCCTCAAGGTCATTATACTTTTTGAGGCGTGTTGCCAGCTTCAATTCCTCTTCTGCGCTAAGCACAGGAAAGCTCTTGATGGCACGCAAGTACTGATCAAGGCTGTCGAAAGATGAAATTGCAGGTAATGTCATGCTGTTGGTCATATTTGAAACCTCCGTCATGGAAACGATTCTAGCACTCACTGTTTGAGTGTGCTAGTGGTGAAAAGTTTCAAGGCAAACAGAATACTTCTGAATGACGAGTATTTGTCGACATGCCAGTGCTCAATAGGTATTGATGCTCAGGTGCTAATTTTCCTTGAGCTTGTACGGCATGAGGCGCTCGGCCTTGATGCGGTATCCGGCGAAGCCCATCGAAGTATTGCTGGCAACGGTCTCCATCAAACCGCTCACAGAGATTGGACCATATTGCCGCGCCGCCAGGTCCAGTGTTTTCTGCTGATCCTTGGGCAGCGTTTTGGGCAGGATGATATGGATGACCTGATTGCTGGGCGGCGGAGGCACATGGATGCATGCGCCGAAATAAGGCACCAACAGGAACTCGCGCACCTGCGTCCCATTCATGTCAAGGGGAACGACGAATCCTGGAATCTGCACGCGCTGCTTATCCAGCTTTTGCACAATAGGAGCATCGTTCCAAGCGCTGCGCATCTGTTCCAATGCTTCGATCGCGCGCGGATCGGCGTCATCCAGCTTGTCCAGGTCCAGTTCCTTCAGTGATTTCATAGGATCCCAGTCCACGGGCATCATGTCATCCCAGTCCAGCGTTTTATAGGTCGGATTCGCTTGCGAGATTGCCTTGACCTCGCCGATGCGCTCGCCGACCTTGTAGTCGGCCGCCAGCGCAGACACATGGCCGCCGATGGCGACGATCATGCCCAGCATGCAAAAAATCTTGTCCATTCTCTCACTCCGATTGATTGATCCGTCCATGCGTTACAGTCTGGGTGTGAGGCCGTCCGCCAACGAGAGCCTGTAGGCCATCCAGGCCGGGAACAGGCTCGCTAGTATGCTGATCAGTACCATGGCGGCAAGCAGGCGAAGCTCTTCCAGGCTGGGCCAACCGACTGTCATGTTGATGCCGAAATGGGTCTGCATGATAGGCGCCGCGCATAGGGTGGCGATGGTCAGGGCGAGCAGGCCGATCACGATGCTGGCCAGGGTGACGAATATTCCTTCATATATCAACAGCAGCAGGATTTCCTTCGGTTGCGCGCCCACTGCCCGCAGGATGGCGAGCTCCCGGCGTCGCTCGTTCAGGCCGGCCATGATGACGGCGACCAGACCGCTCAGGCTTACCACGACCACGATGGCGGATACCGCCATCAGGCTTTTTTCTGCCACGCCGACTACCTGCCACAGTTGCTCCAGCGCCAGACCGGGCATGACGGCGAGCAAGGGCTCGTCCTTGCTTTCATTCACCATCCGTTGGGTGCGGAACACCGCCGCCCGGCTTTTCAGGCCGATCAGCACGGCGGTGACATCCTTGGGCTGCAGGTCGAATTTCTGTACGTGTTGTGGCGGAATCTGGAAGCCGGGGGCTGGTGAACCACCCACCCAATCCAGATGGATGGCGCTGATGGCTTCCAGACTGACATGCACGGTGCGGTCGACCGGCGTCCCCGTGGGCTTGAGGATGCCGACGACCGTAAATGGCTTGTCTCCGTGCTGCGCCAGAGCGTTCGCGCCGCCCATGCCGTGGCTCAGGGTGATGCGGCTGCCTATGTTGTAGCCGAGCTGCTTGGCGACACTGGCCCCCAGCACCGCGTCGAAAGTAGCGACGAATGGCTGGCCAGAGGCGAGCTCCAGGGGCAGGTGG from Methylobacillus flagellatus KT harbors:
- the ccoS gene encoding cbb3-type cytochrome oxidase assembly protein CcoS, with translation MNLTSLLLQLGLTFVFIGLAAAGILWAIKSGQYDDLEGPAQRILMDDDDPMIPFNHLKTGANQHKIKK
- the rpoH gene encoding RNA polymerase sigma factor RpoH, whose protein sequence is MTNSMTLPAISSFDSLDQYLRAIKSFPVLSAEEELKLATRLKKYNDLEAAKTLVVSHLRLVASIARNYAGYGLPQADLIQEGNIGLMKAVRRFDPDRGVRLVSFAMHWIKAEIHEYIVRNWRLVKVATTKAQRKLFFNLRSMKKGQTASLHSDEVAHIARELNVKPEEVLEMEARMSGHEISLEGNADDDNEDMFSPISYLQASHAEPSEILEAQEADQLHTTGLSTALAKLDDRSRRIVEARWLQEGHNATLHDLAEEFGVSAERIRQIEQKAMKQMRGFLTLA
- a CDS encoding DUF3299 domain-containing protein codes for the protein MDKIFCMLGMIVAIGGHVSALAADYKVGERIGEVKAISQANPTYKTLDWDDMMPVDWDPMKSLKELDLDKLDDADPRAIEALEQMRSAWNDAPIVQKLDKQRVQIPGFVVPLDMNGTQVREFLLVPYFGACIHVPPPPSNQVIHIILPKTLPKDQQKTLDLAARQYGPISVSGLMETVASNTSMGFAGYRIKAERLMPYKLKEN
- a CDS encoding ABC transporter permease, encoding MNTKYLLKLAMHSAWNRKLTLGMTVVAIALSVMLLLGVERLREQVRQGFSLSVSGTDLVVGARTSPVQLMLYAIFHIGEATNNISWASYEKLKQHPTVAWSVPISLGDSHHGFAVLGTTQDYFRHFRYGDHLPLELASGQPFVATFDAVLGASVAKQLGYNIGSRITLSHGMGGANALAQHGDKPFTVVGILKPTGTPVDRTVHVSLEAISAIHLDWVGGSPAPGFQIPPQHVQKFDLQPKDVTAVLIGLKSRAAVFRTQRMVNESKDEPLLAVMPGLALEQLWQVVGVAEKSLMAVSAIVVVVSLSGLVAVIMAGLNERRRELAILRAVGAQPKEILLLLIYEGIFVTLASIVIGLLALTIATLCAAPIMQTHFGINMTVGWPSLEELRLLAAMVLISILASLFPAWMAYRLSLADGLTPRL